DNA from Arthrobacter sp. SLBN-112:
GCCGACTGGCGGGAGGAAGTCGACGCTTTCGCCGAGGACCTGACCTCCGGTTCACAGGCCGTGGAGAAAGTGGCAGCCCGGTCCGCGGCCAGGGAGCTGGATTCACTCCTGGAACGGGCGGCCGAAGCAAGTGATGCGAATGTTTTTGTGCAGAAAAACCTGACCAGGCACCTTACGCGGACCTGGGCTTTGGCCGATGCCGTCGCACACGTCACAGGGAAGGATCTGCCCACGGGCGGCACAACGCCGTCCATCTTCGCCGGCTACCCCTACGACGTCTATGCCCAGGACGGCGCAGTTTTCGCCACCACGCTCTGGAACGACATCATCGACGCCCGCCGAAACCGGGCTTTGGCTGAGGAAGCGGCCCGCAAGGCGCTCAAGCCGGTGTCGCGCAAAGCCATGAAGAACGCCGCCCGGAAGGCGGCCCGCCGCTGACCAATTCGCCGTCGACTGGAACGCAGACGGCGCCTGCCGGACCTAAATCCGGCAGGCGCCGTCGTACGTTGGAAAAAGCCGGGCTATGCCAGGCGGGTCAGCCAGCCGTGGGTGTCCGGCTCAGCGCCGGTCTGGATGCCCAGGAGCCTTTCGCGGATGGCCATGGTGGCCTCCCCCGCCTTGGCGTCCTCGGAACCGATGAACTCGGTGGCATCCTTGAGCACGCCGATGGGGGTGATGACGGCCGCGGTGCCGCACGCGAAGACTTCGGCGATGTCGCCGGAGGCAACCCCGTCCCGCCATTCGTCCAGGGTGATCTTGCGTTCGGACACCTTGCGGCCCATGTCCTTGGCCACCTGGATCACGGACATCCGGGTGACGCCTTCCAGGATGGTGCCGGTGAGCGCGGGCGTCACCAGCGAGCCGTCCTTCATGACGAAGAACACGTTCATGCCGCCGAGTTCTTCCACGGCGTTGTCGTTGGCCTGGTCCAGGAACAGGACCTGCTTGCACCCGTTGGCCTCGGCCTCCTGCTGTGCGATCAGCGAGGCCGCGTAGTTTCCGCCGCACTTGGCGTCCCCGGTGCCGCCGCGCCCGGCGCGGGCGTACTGCCGCGAGATCCAGATGGAGACAGGCTTCAGCTCGCCGCCGAAGTAGTTGCCGGCAGGCGAGGCGATCACGCGGAAGGACACCTCACGGGCGGCGCGGACGCCAAGGAATGCCTCCGTTGCGATCATGAAGGGCCGCAGGTACAGGGCTTCGCCGTCGCCGGAGGGGACCCATTCCCTGTCCACGGCCACGAGTTCGCGGATGGCGCCAAGGAAGTACTCCGCCGGCAGTTCCGGAAGTGCCAGCCGGCGGGCGGACTTGTTCAGGCGCGCCGCGTTGGCCTCCGGCCGGAAGGTCCAGATGGAGCCGTCGGCGTGACGGTAGGCCTTAAGCCCCTCGAAAATCTCCTGGCCGTAGTGGAACACGGCGGCGGAGGGGTCCAGGACGATCGGACCGTAGGGTTCGATCCTGGGATCGTGCCAGCCGCCGTTGCCGTCCGCATCCACGCTGTAGTCGACGATGGCGGTGTGGTCGGTGAAGTAGTTGCCGAATCCCGGGTTTGCCAGGATGGCTGCACGCTCTTCGGCAGACTTCGGGTTGGCCGAAGGCTGCCGGGTGAATTCGACGCCATGGGCGGTCTGGGTCATGGTTCCTCCACGATCGGCCGCCCCTGGTTCAGCGCTGAACGGCGGGGCGGCATTTGGTGATTCGAGACAAGCTTACGCCCGATGCCGGAGGCCCCGGCGCGGGCTAGAGGCGTGCGGCGATGGCGTCGCCGACGGCACTGGTGCTGCGTGCGGTTCCGTCGCGCTTTTCGACGTCGGCAACCACCGCGGCTTCGATCCTGCGGGCGGCGTCCATGTAGCCCAGGTGGTCCAGCAGGAGGACCGCGGAGAGGATCGCCGCGGTGGGGTCTGCCTTGCCCTGGCCGGCGATGTCCGGCGCGGAACCATGGACCGGTTCGAACATGGACGGTGCGGTGCGGTCCATGTTGATGTTGCCGGAGGCGGCCAGGCCGATGCCGCCGGTGATGGCCGCGGCGAGGTCGGTGATGATGTCGCCAAAGAGGTTGTCGGTCACGATGACATCGAATCGGGACGGATCCGTGACCATGAAGATTGTGGCGGCGTCCACGTGCAGGTAATCGTGGGTGACCTCTGGGAATTCCTGCGCCACGGCCTCGACGGTCCGCTTCCACAGGTGTCCGGCGAAGACCAGGACGTTGTGCTTGTGGACCAGGGTGACATGCTTGCGCTCCCGCGCGCTGGCACGGCGGAAGGCGTCGCGGACCACGCGCTCCACGCCATGGGCAGTGTTCAGCGAGACTTCGGTGGCAACCTCGTGCGGGGTTCCTGCGCGCAGGGTGCCGCCGTTGCCTACGTAGGGACCTTCGGTTCCTTCGCGCACCACGATGAAGTCGATGGTGCCGGGGTTGGCAAGCGGGCTGCCAACGGTGCCGTAGAGCCGCGAAGGCCGCAGGTTGACGTAGTGGTCCAGGCTGAACCGGAGCTTGAGAAGCAGTTCACGCTCGATGATTCCGGAGGGGATGCGGGTGTCCCCGGGCGCTGCCCCCACTGCACCGAAGAGGATGGCGTCGCGGGTCTTCAGGTCAGCCAGAACGTGGTCCGGGAGCGTTTCGCCAGTGCGAAGCCAGTGCTCGGCACCGAGTTCGTAATGCGTGGGCTTGAGCTCCACACCCTCCGCCGCGACGGCCTTTTCCAGGACTTTGAGGGCTTCGGCAATGACCTCGGGGCCGATGCCGTCGCCGGGAATTACTGCAAGATCGATGGAGGATGCGCTCATGCTTTCAGGGTAGCCAAGGCATCCATATGCTGGTCAAACCGTCTCAGCTTTTGGACAGGAGCGCACCCTCCGTCTGTTTCCGCGCTGGACCTACTCCGCAGGTTCCTCGAACTTGGGGAAAACGGGACTGGGAGCGGGCAGCGCGGTTCCCGGAACGACAGGAGTGCCGATTGCGCTGAACTGGCGGGCATCGCCTTCTGCCTGTCCCAGTGCGTCCAGGAGCCTGGCCGTGGCGTTGGGCATGACCGGCTGGGCCAGGATGGCCACGATCCGCAGCACCTCCAGGGTTACGTACAGCACGGTGTTCATGCGTTCGACGTCGGTCTTCCGCAGGACCCAGGGCGCCTGCTCGGCGAAGTAGGCGTTGGTGTGGTGCAGTACTGCCCAGATGGCTTCCAGGGCGCGGCTGAATTCCTGCTTGTCGAAGGCGGCGCGGGCGGCCTCGAGCAACCCGTTCGCCTGCGCCAGGATGGCGGTGTCCGCCGCAGTGAACTCCCCCGGGGCGGGCACGGCCGCGCCGCAGTTCTTGGCCACCATGGACAGGGAGCGCTGGGCCAGGTTGCCGAAGTTGTTGGCCAGGTCTGAGTTCATGCGGCCCACGATGGCCTCGTGGTTGTAGCTGCCGTCTGCCCCGAACGGCACCTCGCGCAGGAAGAAGAACCGCACCTGGTCCAGGCCGTAGCGGGCCACGAAGTCCGCCGGTGCCACCACGTTGCCCAGGGACTTGGACATCTTGACCCCGTTGTTGTGCAGGAACCCGTGGATCATGACCCGCTTGGGCAGCTCAAGGCCGGCGCTCATCAGGAAGGCGGGCCAGTAGATGGCGTGGAACCGGGAGATGTCCTTGCCGATGATGTGGACGTCCGCAGGCCAGTACTTCCGGAACTGCTCCGATTCGGTGTCAGGGTAGCCGACGCCGGTGAGGTAGTTGGTGAGCGCATCCACCCACACGTACATGACGTGCTTGTCGTTCCCGGGAACAGGGACGCCCCAGTCGAAGGTGGTCCGGCTGATGGACAGGTCCTCGAGGCCGCGCTTGACGAAGCTGATGACCTCGTTGAACCGGTACTGCGGGGCACCGAATTCGGGGTGGGACTCGTAGAGGGCCAGCAGCTTGTCCTGGTAGGCGGACAGCCGGAAGAAGTAGCTCTCCTCGGCCGTCCACGTCACCTCGGTGTCCGTCTCTTTCGAGTAGCGCACGCCGTCGTCCTTGACCACGGTGTCGTCCTCGCCGTAGAAGGCCTCGTCCCGTACGGAGTACCAGCCCTCGTACTTGGACAGGTAGATGTCGCCGTTGGCTTCCATCTTCTTCCAGATGGCCTGGGACGCCGCGTAGTGGTCCTCGTCCGTGGTGCGGATGAAGCGGTCGTAGCTGATGCCCAGGGCAGCATGCGCGGCCTTGTAGACCTCGGCATTCCGGTTCACCAGGTCCTTGGGGGTGATGCCTTCCTTTTCGGCGGTCTGGGCTATCTTCATGCCGTGTTCGTCCGTGCCGGTCAGGAACATCACGTCATAGCCGTCCAGGCGCTTGAAGCGCGCCATGGCGTCGGTGGCAATGTACTCGTAGGCGTGCCCGATGTGCGGCACGCCGTTGGGGTAGGTGATGGCCGTGGTGATGTAGAACGGCGTTTTCTCTGAAGCTGTCACGGTCGGACGGTTACCTTCGGTACGGAGGAGTGGGCTAGATCAGTTCTGTCAGGGTATCGCTGAGCCGGACCAGTTCGTGGTCGTGCGAGGCCACCAGCACGGCGATGCCGTCATTGGTGGTGTCCTTGAGGATGCTGATGATGCGGTTGGCGGAGGCGCGGTCCAGGCTGGCGGTGGGCTCATCCACCACCAGGACACGGGTGCCCAGGATCAGGGCGCGGGCGATCGCCACGCGCTGGCGTTCACCGCCGGACAGCTGCGCGGGACGGTGCCGCATGCGCCGGCCCAGGCCCACCAGGTCAAGGAGGTCTTTGGCCATGTCGCGCCGCTGGTCCACCTCGCCGTCGGGAACAGCGGGCAGGAGGACATTCTCGAGCGCGCTCATGCCGTCGATCAGGGCGCCGCCCTGGTCGACATAGCCGATCAGGGCACGACGGCGGTCGGCGATTTCGTCGTCGCCCATGCTTTCGAGGGAATCACCTTCCCAGAAGACACGGCCCGACGTCGGCAGGGTCAGTCCGGCGCCGACGGTCAGGATGCTGGTCTTGCCGGAGCCGCTTCGGCCGGCCACACAGTGCATCTCGCCGGCGTGCAGGGTCAGGTCGAAGCCTTCCACCACGCTCACGGCCTCGGCGCCGCCTTTTCCACCGCCATAGCGGATGGTGATGTCGCGCATCTCCAGCGGGGTGGCGTGGTCCGCCGACTTGACGATGGTGTTGGCCCGGGTCTGCAGGGGGACCTCATTGGAGCCGCTCCTGCGGCTGCGCTGGAGGTTCGTCGGGTTTGTCATTGGACCACTTTCGTTGCAATCGGTATCCAGCAAATAACAGCCACCAGGCCGGCCACGGCGGCCCAGATGGCCGCGTAGGGCGCCAGCAGCAGGCCGATGCCCAGGGCGCCCAGCACGCCCAGCGGCAGGGCCACGGTTCCCACCAGTGCGTTTTCAAACAAACGCACCTGGCGGAGCATGTCCGGGTTCCAGCCCATCGCCTGGAGGATGCCAAGGTACTGCCGCTTGGCATTGAGTTCGAAGCGGCCCGTCACCAGGGTCAGCACCAGTCCCACGGCCACGCCGGCAAGCGCCAGCAGGATGCTCGGCAGGGTCACGCTGGCCGCGGCCAGTCCGCTCAGGGCACTGGCACCTGCAGCCCGCGGGATGTCGATCAGCAGGGCGATCAGCCCGCCGACGGCGGCACCGAAGACGCCCACCGCCACCGCCAGGGACAGCGTGTTGAACTTGTTGGTGCTCAGCTGCCGGTTGGCGAAGGTAAGCGGCGAGTCCACCGGTATGAGCCGCTCGTCGTGCTGCGGCTCCTGGTCGATTTCGTCGCGGTGGCGCAGCTGCTGCGCCGCAAAGAGGGCCGCGCCGCAGTAAAGGACCAGGACGGCTACACACACCAGTGCGGTGGCAAGGCTCCAGCTCAGCAGGCTCAGCACGATGCCGGCGGCCGCGAGCAGCACCGCCCCGACGCCGAATTCCTCAAGCACCCAGCTGCGGATCCGCCGCTGGGTCCAGCCCATGGCCCGCAGGGTGCCGGCCTCGCTGCGGCGTTTCCGGATGTAGCTCACGGTGGAGGCACCGGTCAGCAGGGCCGCGCCGCACAACGTCAGGAACAGCAGCGTGACGTTGGTGCCGGACAGTGCTCCGGCCACCGCTTCCGCAGCGTTCTGCCGGACCCACGACTGCTGGACAGTGCCCAGCGCGGACTCTTTGCCGGCTCCATCCTTGGAGTAGCCGGGAACGAAAATGCTGGTGTCCTCGCGGGCCGAGCCGGCCACCACGGTGGCGTCCAGGCCCATGTCCCGGATCTGGGTGGCGAGCTTCTCCACCTCGGGCTGGGCGTCCTTCCAGCTGCCCGGCGCCTTGGCGCGGACGCGCACGGCGTCAATGACGGCAGCGTTCTGCTTGTAGCCGCGGGCTGCCGCCAGGCCGTAGTAGTCGGTGATGGCGCCGGCGGACTGGCTGGCCAGCCCGGTTGCGCTCAAGGAAGGTTTGAGGTCTGCCGCGGGAACGTCCTTGCCGGCGGCATCCTTGACCAAAGTGAAGGGCGTGGGGTCGTAGCCGCCCAGCGGGAGCTTGTTGACATCACCCGAGGCTGCCTCCACAGCGGCGGGATCGAACGTGCCGTACACCATGGGCAGCGGAGTTGCGGCCTGCTGCTGGCCGGTGGACAGGTTTTCCCGGTACGACCGCTCGTCCACCGGGTTCCGCTGGGTTTGGTCAACCGGCGCGCCGTTGGCAGCCTTCTCAGGAAGGCGGTTGACGGTGACCCATTCGCCGGGCACGGCGGTCTTGTCCACTGCGCCGTTGGCGGCGGTGCTGCCGTCCGTGTATTTGGGGGCGCCGGCGAAATCGGTGCTCCACTTGGCCGGGGTGTAAAGGCCCGGGTTGAAGTTTCCGTTGCTGCCCAGCAGGGAGGAGTGGTCCGTGGAGCCCGGCCAGGACAAAACGAAGGGGTCCTTGGACACGAAAGGCAGGTAGTCCTTGCCCAGGGACTTCGAAACGGTGCCGACGTCCTTGACTACCTTGCCGGCGTCGTCAATTTCCTCGATCTTGACGTTGTACTTCAAGTCCAGGGACGTGCCGGAGCGCACGATCAGCGGGACGGCCTGCGAGCCGCTGGTCAGCTGGCCCGTGCGCTTGGCCTGCTGGTACTGGGTCATCAGCGGAGCCCAGTACTTGAGCTTGACGCCCAGGAAGTCAGGTCCTTCCTTGAGCTGGTCCATGCTGATGCCGTTGGTGAAGAGCCCCTCCAGGTAGCGGCCCACGGCGCCTGCGTCACGGGCATCGGCGGGCGGGGCCTTCTCCAGCGGGGCCAGGAAGTCGCCGGCCGTGCCGAGCAGGGCCCTTTCGGCTGCAGGGTCTACCGCCACCACGGATTCGGTGACTTCGGGGGCCAGCGGCAGTGACACGGAAAGGTTGAAGAGGTTGTGCTCGGAGCCGCCGGCGGGAGCGGGGAACTTGATGCCGGTCTCCCCTGCCGCCGGGGCAATGCGGATGCTGCTGCCGCCCTGCGCCTTTTCCTCCACGAGCCGGGCCTTGCCCAGCGTGCCTTCGGCGGTGGTCTTGAAGAGGGTCTGCTCTGAGCTGCCGTCAGAGCTTACGGCGCTGGCAGTCAGCCGGTACTTCTTGGCGGCGTCGGTCAGGACGGATTCAGCGGCCGGCCACTTGTCCGGCGCGGTGGCACCCGCTGCCTGGTCCGCGGTGGCGGTGCCGGCCAGCCCGGCGTTGTAGCCGAGGTAGTCCATGGCGTCCAGCCGGGGCGTCTCCAGGTTCTGGGTGACACGCGAAACCAGGCTGATGGGGGCCGCCACGGAGGTGCCGGACAGCTTCCGGATGGAGTCCAGCTGGTCGAAACCGATGCCGCCGGCGCCGTTGGCGATCTCGGGCTGCAGGAGGGCACCGGAGGGCGCTTTCGCCTGGACCAGGATGTCGTAGAGCCCCCTCGAATGTTCATCAACCGTCCGGTTGAGCGCAGCCTGCGACTGGCTTTGGACGAGGACCGACAAGCACATGGCTGCGATCAAGATGGCCGCGGTCAACAGCAGCACCCTGCTTCTGATGAACCTCTGGACGGCGTTCATGGAACTCCCTGAAACCTGGATTGCGTGCGCACACTTCCATCCGCCCGAGGACGTGGACTATGACGGACGGATGTGCAAAAGGTATTGGCCGGCCTGCCGGCTCCGGTCCTGAATCAGGACCAAGCCATTGTAAGCAGACCGGCCAATCATACGTGGCTCCGCCTGGACGGGGCCCTGCGGAGGTGCGGCTACGGCGTTTCGGCCGGTGTGTCGCGTTAGTCTTCCAGGTCCACTTCCCGGACCATTTCGGCGCCGATGCCGGCCTTGATGGCGTCGAGCACCTGCTGGGGAACGGAGCTGTCGATGGTCAGCAGCGCCAGGACCTGGCCGCCCTCGTTGGAGCGGGCCACCTGCATGCCGGCGATGTTGATGTTGTTCATGCCCAGGATGTGGCCGATAGTGCCGATCACGCCGGGGCGGTCGGTGTAGGCAACCACCACCAGGTGCTCGCTGATGGGGATTTCCACCTCGAAGCCGTTGATGCCCACCAGCTTCTCGATCTGCTTGGGGCCGGTCAGGGTGCCGGCCACGGAGATCTGGCTGCCGTCGCTGAGGGCGCCGCGCAGGGTCAGGACGTTGCGGTAGGACTCGGTCTCCGGCGTGGTGATCAGGCGGACGTTGATGCCGCGCTGCTCGGCGATGACCGGGGCGTTGACGTAGGACACCTGCTCTGTCACGACGTCGGCGAAGATGCCCTTCAGCGCCGCCAGCTCCAGCACCTTGACGTCCAGGGACGAGATCTCGCCGGCCACCTCGACGTCGAACTGGGTCAGGGATGCGTGGGTCAGTGCCGTGAAGATGCGGCCCAGCTTCTCGATCAGCGGGATACCCGGGCGGACATCGGGGGCAATGACGCCGCCGGCAACGTTGACGGCGTCCGGCACCAGCTCGCCGGCAAGGGCCAGGCGGACCGACTTTGCCACGGAGACGCCGGCCTTTTCCTGCGCTTCATCCGTTGATGCGCCCAGGTGCGGGGTTACCACCACGTTGTCCAGCTTGAAGAACGGCAGGTCGGTGCTGGGCTCCTTGGCGAAGACGTCAACGCCGGCACCGGCGATTTCACCGTCCTGGAGGGCGGTGAAGAGGGCTTCCTCGTCCACCAGG
Protein-coding regions in this window:
- a CDS encoding ABC transporter ATP-binding protein, producing the protein MTNPTNLQRSRRSGSNEVPLQTRANTIVKSADHATPLEMRDITIRYGGGKGGAEAVSVVEGFDLTLHAGEMHCVAGRSGSGKTSILTVGAGLTLPTSGRVFWEGDSLESMGDDEIADRRRALIGYVDQGGALIDGMSALENVLLPAVPDGEVDQRRDMAKDLLDLVGLGRRMRHRPAQLSGGERQRVAIARALILGTRVLVVDEPTASLDRASANRIISILKDTTNDGIAVLVASHDHELVRLSDTLTELI
- a CDS encoding branched-chain amino acid aminotransferase: MTQTAHGVEFTRQPSANPKSAEERAAILANPGFGNYFTDHTAIVDYSVDADGNGGWHDPRIEPYGPIVLDPSAAVFHYGQEIFEGLKAYRHADGSIWTFRPEANAARLNKSARRLALPELPAEYFLGAIRELVAVDREWVPSGDGEALYLRPFMIATEAFLGVRAAREVSFRVIASPAGNYFGGELKPVSIWISRQYARAGRGGTGDAKCGGNYAASLIAQQEAEANGCKQVLFLDQANDNAVEELGGMNVFFVMKDGSLVTPALTGTILEGVTRMSVIQVAKDMGRKVSERKITLDEWRDGVASGDIAEVFACGTAAVITPIGVLKDATEFIGSEDAKAGEATMAIRERLLGIQTGAEPDTHGWLTRLA
- the metG gene encoding methionine--tRNA ligase, which codes for MTASEKTPFYITTAITYPNGVPHIGHAYEYIATDAMARFKRLDGYDVMFLTGTDEHGMKIAQTAEKEGITPKDLVNRNAEVYKAAHAALGISYDRFIRTTDEDHYAASQAIWKKMEANGDIYLSKYEGWYSVRDEAFYGEDDTVVKDDGVRYSKETDTEVTWTAEESYFFRLSAYQDKLLALYESHPEFGAPQYRFNEVISFVKRGLEDLSISRTTFDWGVPVPGNDKHVMYVWVDALTNYLTGVGYPDTESEQFRKYWPADVHIIGKDISRFHAIYWPAFLMSAGLELPKRVMIHGFLHNNGVKMSKSLGNVVAPADFVARYGLDQVRFFFLREVPFGADGSYNHEAIVGRMNSDLANNFGNLAQRSLSMVAKNCGAAVPAPGEFTAADTAILAQANGLLEAARAAFDKQEFSRALEAIWAVLHHTNAYFAEQAPWVLRKTDVERMNTVLYVTLEVLRIVAILAQPVMPNATARLLDALGQAEGDARQFSAIGTPVVPGTALPAPSPVFPKFEEPAE
- the serA gene encoding phosphoglycerate dehydrogenase, producing the protein MSKPVVLLAEELSPATVEALGPDFEIRQTDGADRSQLLSAISDVDAILVRSATQVDAEAIAAAKNLKVIARAGVGLDNVDIKAATQAGVMVVNAPTSNIVSAAELTVGHILSLARHIPQASAALKDGEWKRSKYTGIELFEKKIGIIGLGRIGALVAARLKGFDTKILAYDPYITSARAAQLGVQLVTLDELLAQSDFITIHMPKTPETVGMLGADAFRKMKKTAYVVNVARGGLVDEEALFTALQDGEIAGAGVDVFAKEPSTDLPFFKLDNVVVTPHLGASTDEAQEKAGVSVAKSVRLALAGELVPDAVNVAGGVIAPDVRPGIPLIEKLGRIFTALTHASLTQFDVEVAGEISSLDVKVLELAALKGIFADVVTEQVSYVNAPVIAEQRGINVRLITTPETESYRNVLTLRGALSDGSQISVAGTLTGPKQIEKLVGINGFEVEIPISEHLVVVAYTDRPGVIGTIGHILGMNNINIAGMQVARSNEGGQVLALLTIDSSVPQQVLDAIKAGIGAEMVREVDLED
- a CDS encoding 3-isopropylmalate dehydrogenase, whose protein sequence is MSASSIDLAVIPGDGIGPEVIAEALKVLEKAVAAEGVELKPTHYELGAEHWLRTGETLPDHVLADLKTRDAILFGAVGAAPGDTRIPSGIIERELLLKLRFSLDHYVNLRPSRLYGTVGSPLANPGTIDFIVVREGTEGPYVGNGGTLRAGTPHEVATEVSLNTAHGVERVVRDAFRRASARERKHVTLVHKHNVLVFAGHLWKRTVEAVAQEFPEVTHDYLHVDAATIFMVTDPSRFDVIVTDNLFGDIITDLAAAITGGIGLAASGNINMDRTAPSMFEPVHGSAPDIAGQGKADPTAAILSAVLLLDHLGYMDAARRIEAAVVADVEKRDGTARSTSAVGDAIAARL
- a CDS encoding ABC transporter permease, encoding MNAVQRFIRSRVLLLTAAILIAAMCLSVLVQSQSQAALNRTVDEHSRGLYDILVQAKAPSGALLQPEIANGAGGIGFDQLDSIRKLSGTSVAAPISLVSRVTQNLETPRLDAMDYLGYNAGLAGTATADQAAGATAPDKWPAAESVLTDAAKKYRLTASAVSSDGSSEQTLFKTTAEGTLGKARLVEEKAQGGSSIRIAPAAGETGIKFPAPAGGSEHNLFNLSVSLPLAPEVTESVVAVDPAAERALLGTAGDFLAPLEKAPPADARDAGAVGRYLEGLFTNGISMDQLKEGPDFLGVKLKYWAPLMTQYQQAKRTGQLTSGSQAVPLIVRSGTSLDLKYNVKIEEIDDAGKVVKDVGTVSKSLGKDYLPFVSKDPFVLSWPGSTDHSSLLGSNGNFNPGLYTPAKWSTDFAGAPKYTDGSTAANGAVDKTAVPGEWVTVNRLPEKAANGAPVDQTQRNPVDERSYRENLSTGQQQAATPLPMVYGTFDPAAVEAASGDVNKLPLGGYDPTPFTLVKDAAGKDVPAADLKPSLSATGLASQSAGAITDYYGLAAARGYKQNAAVIDAVRVRAKAPGSWKDAQPEVEKLATQIRDMGLDATVVAGSAREDTSIFVPGYSKDGAGKESALGTVQQSWVRQNAAEAVAGALSGTNVTLLFLTLCGAALLTGASTVSYIRKRRSEAGTLRAMGWTQRRIRSWVLEEFGVGAVLLAAAGIVLSLLSWSLATALVCVAVLVLYCGAALFAAQQLRHRDEIDQEPQHDERLIPVDSPLTFANRQLSTNKFNTLSLAVAVGVFGAAVGGLIALLIDIPRAAGASALSGLAAASVTLPSILLALAGVAVGLVLTLVTGRFELNAKRQYLGILQAMGWNPDMLRQVRLFENALVGTVALPLGVLGALGIGLLLAPYAAIWAAVAGLVAVICWIPIATKVVQ